CTGGGGAAAAGAACAGATAAAGCAGGCTGTGCTTCACAAAAACAGATGCAAGTTTAGCCCCTATGTTCATCAACCTGTACAAATAATAAATGGCTATATCAGTGGTACTTTGCCGCAGCAGCCCGATTATTACCTTAAGCATTACTGGGTAGATTCCTATCGCCAAATGTTTGAGAAACACTGGCGTTATATTAAACTTGAGGGAAAGTCAAGATCTGAGCGAGGTGAGCGATTTTATTGGGGCAATTGGTTTAAATCGATAGCTTCTGCACTTATACACAATCTCTTCACCTATAACGGGATTCGCGGTGGCTTACTGGGAATTTTCTTGAGTTTCTTCTACGCTTGGTATGTAGCAATGAGCTTGCTTTCATTGCGCCAATATCAAAAAAGCACAGAGAAAGGGATAGTATCGAATTGAGCCAATACTGATTAAACCCCTAGAATTAGGAATGTGTGCGAGACGCTGTCCAACTCTAAGTGAACTTCCTGCGCCATCTGCCGGCAAAACCGGCTGGCCTTGGACACAAGAAAGTTCACAACTTTCTGATACAATGGCTGACGGCTCTCCTTGGCCACAAGTCAGTATTGTCACCCCAAGTTACAACCAGGGACAGTTTATTGAAGAGACTATCCGCTCAGTTTTACTTCAGGGCTATCCCAACATAGAATACATCATCATTGACGGCGGCAGCACCGATAACAGTGTAGAAATCATTCGCAAATACGAGCAGTGGATTTCTTACTGGGTTAGTGAACCAGATCGAGGTCAATCCCATGCCATTAACAAAGGATTTAGTAAAGCAACAGGAGAAATCTTTGGCTGGCTTAATTCTGATGATTATTACCATTCAGGGGGAGTAGCCACCCTCGTTCAACTGCGACACAAACAACCTGATTGTGTTGCCTGGGTGGGTGCCAACCAGGAAATAGACATTGCCGGCAAGCTTTTACGCAGCCTGACGCCGCGCGTGGGCAACAAAGCTCAGATCGGGGATTGGGGTACACAAGTAGAAGCGCACTTTCATCAACCGTCCTGTCTGTTTTCTGCTAAACAATTTGCCACAATTGGTGGAGTGAATGAACGGCTAGAATATG
The nucleotide sequence above comes from Microcoleus sp. FACHB-68. Encoded proteins:
- a CDS encoding glycosyltransferase family 2 protein produces the protein MQEPTALNSPSLATHQKIQFTGIAVTYNEAQRLRGCLNSLRFCEQLIVVDLGSTDASVEIAQQCGAEVVHHERVPIVEHIREKAVTYARNDWVIFLDPDEVLPANIEDELRLLITQQPNLGLINLPRQFYFKNRPLNFTIWGKEQIKQAVLHKNRCKFSPYVHQPVQIINGYISGTLPQQPDYYLKHYWVDSYRQMFEKHWRYIKLEGKSRSERGERFYWGNWFKSIASALIHNLFTYNGIRGGLLGIFLSFFYAWYVAMSLLSLRQYQKSTEKGIVSN
- a CDS encoding glycosyltransferase family 2 protein, which produces MCARRCPTLSELPAPSAGKTGWPWTQESSQLSDTMADGSPWPQVSIVTPSYNQGQFIEETIRSVLLQGYPNIEYIIIDGGSTDNSVEIIRKYEQWISYWVSEPDRGQSHAINKGFSKATGEIFGWLNSDDYYHSGGVATLVQLRHKQPDCVAWVGANQEIDIAGKLLRSLTPRVGNKAQIGDWGTQVEAHFHQPSCLFSAKQFATIGGVNERLEYALDVELWMRLAEAGNFATTGEIISYPRIYSEAKTFRDRLMQEAELIFINFNLDQPEVARRRLVRFQEKAVDMMTYRDLLIYLVKRTVSGILGRLHYK